The region TTGTACGACGCCATGTTCCCGAGGTTCATCAGCCCGGCGAGCGAGGCGATGTTGACGACGTGCCCGGCGCCCTGCGCCTCGAACATCGGCACGAACGTCCGCACGCCGCGGATGGCGCCCTTGAGGTTGATGTCGAGGATCCAGTCCCAGTCGGCCATGGGGATGTCGGCAATCGGGCCGGCCGCCGCCACCCCGGCGTTGTTCACGAGGACGTCGAGTCCTCCCCAGTGCTCCGCGCACCACTCGCGCGCACCGTCCCAGGCGGCGTCGTCGCGGACGTCGAGGGCGAGAAAGGCGACCCGGTCCGGGTTCCCGCCGCGTTCGCGCAGGCGCTCGGCCAGCTCCAGCCGGGCCAGCTCCCCCGCCGCCGCGTCGCGGTCGGTGAGCAGCACCCGGGCGCCGTCGTCGGCAGCCGCGCGGGCGAGCGCACGACCGAGCCCGGAGGCTGCTCCGGTGATCAGGATCCGCCGGTCCATGCGCTCTTCCTTCCTCCGGGACATCCGTCGACCGTCCACGCTACGGCAGAACTTACTCCGAGTAAATAACGCCGCCGGGGCGGTCCCGCACCGTTGCAATAGGTTCGGCCGCATGGAGATCTGGCTCAACCCCGCGTGCTCGAAGTGCCGCACCGCAGTCGCGGACCTGGACGCCGCCGGCGTTCGCTACACCGTCCGCCGGTACCTGGACGACCCGCCGACCGCCGCCGAGATCCGCGACGTCCTGGACCGGCTCGGGCTCGAACCGTGGGACATCGCGCGGACCGGCGAGGCCGTGGCCGGTGAGATCGGCCTGAAGTCCTGGCCGAAGGACGCCGACAACCGCGAGCGGTGGATCGAGGCCCTGGCCGCCCACCCCAAGCTGATTCAGCGCCCGATCCTCACCGCGGCCGACGGCAGCGCGGTCGTCGGCCGCTCGCCGGAGGCGGTGCAGGCCGCGATCGAGGCCGAGCGGAAGGGCTGAGCGGTGCGCTTCACCGGGCCCGACGCCCGCGCGGCGGCCGCGGGCGCCGTCACGGTCCAGTTCCGGCGCTGGGCCGCGCCGCGCGTGATCGCCGGCCGGACCTACCGCACCAACGCCGGGCGGATCGACGTGACCTCGGTGCGCGCGGTCGACCCCGCGAAGCTGACGAAGGCCGATGCCCGGCGCGCGGGCCGGCCGAGCCCCGAGCAGCTGCTCTCCGAGCTCCCCGGCGACCCGGCGCACCCGCTGTGGCGGATCGAGTTCACGCTCGCGACCGACCCCGACCCGCGCGCCGCGCTCGCCGCCGACGACGCGCTCGACGACGCCGCCGTCGCCGAGATCACCCGCCGCCTCGACCGCCTCGACGCGGCGAGCTCGCACGGGCCCTGGACCCGGCAGTACCTGCGGACGATCGCGGAGCAGCCCGGCGTGCGCGCTCCCGACCTCGCCGCTGCCTACGGCCGGGAGACCCAGCCGTTCAAGATCGACGTCCGCAAGCTGAAGAACCTGGGCCTCACCCACAGCCTCGCCGTCGGGTACGAACTTTCCCCGCGCGGGCGGGCGTATCTCGAGCGGACCGGCGGCCGGCAGCGCAGCCGGCGGTCGTGAACTCCCGCTGCGACGTCGCGGTCGTCGGCGCCGGCCACAACGCGCTGGTCGCGGCCTGCTATCTCGCGGCCGCCGGCCTCGAGGTCGAGGTTCTCGAGCGCGACACCGTCGTCGGCGGCGCGGTCTCCACCGTCGAACGTTTCCCCGGCCACCGCGTGGATCGCGGCTCCAGCTTGCATGTGATGGTCCGTCATACCGGGATCATCGAGGAACTCGGCCTCGGTGAGTGCGGTCTGCGCTACCTCGACGCCGACCCGTGGGCGTACGCGCCGGGGCCGGACCCGGACTCCCCCGGACTCGTCTTCGCGACCGACCTCGACCGCACGTGCGACTCCATCGCCGCCGCCTGCGGGCCGGCGGACGCCGCGGCGTACCGGGCGCTGATCGCCGAGTTCACCCCCGCCTGCCGGCGGATCCTCGACGTCCTCGCCGGGCCCCCGACCCCCGGTCGGATCGCCCGCAAGGTGGCGACCCTGGGCCGCGCCCGCGGCGGCGGCGAGACCTCACGCTGGTTCCTGCAACCGGCCGACCACCTCCTCGACGCCACGTTCCGCAGCGAGCGCCTCCGCGCGGCGCTGGCGTGGCTCGCGGCGCAGTCGGGCCCACCGCCGCACGAGCCGGGCACGGTCGGGCACCTGTCCTGGATCGGCCTGATGCACCTGCGCGCGCCGGGGCGGCCGGTCGGCGGTTCCGGCGAGCTCTCCCGGGCCCTCGCCGAACGGCTGGCCCGCTCCGGCGGTCGGCTCCACCTCGGCGACGCCGCGACCGCGGTGACGACGTCCGCCGGCCGGGTCACCGGCGTCCGGACCGCGAGCGGACGCACCGTCAGTGCCCGGGCCGTCCTCTCCGGGGCCCACGTCCTGGAGACTCTGGACCTGCTCGCCGCCGCCGGGGTCGAACCGTCCGGCGTGCGGCCACGCATCCGGGTCGGCGACGGCATCGGGGTGGCCGTCCGGCTCGCGACCTCGGCCCTGCCCGCCTACCCCGGCGCCCCTGCCGACGCGGGGCACGGCATGCAACTGCTCGTCACCGACCGGGCCGAGCTGCGCGCGGCCTACGCCGACTACCTCGCTGCCCGACCCCCGGCGCGGCCCGCGGTGCTCGCCCTCACCCCGACCGTGCAGGACCCCAGCCTCGCCCCGCCCGGCCGCCACACCGTGACGCTGTGGGCGCAGTGGCACCGCTACGACCTCGCCGGACCGGGGTGGGACGAGGTGCGCGCGGCCACCGGTGAGGCGGCGGTCGCACGCGTCGAGGCCTTCTCCCCCGGGTTCGCCGCGGGCGTCCTGGACACCCACGTCCAGACTCCGCTCGACCTCGAACGTGAGCTGGGTTTGCGTCGGGGCAATGTCATGCACGTCGAGATGGCGCTCGATGCGATGTTCGCCCTGCGACCGGTCCCCGAGCTCTCGGGTTACCGTGGGCCCCTGCCCGGCCTCTACCTCACCGGCGCCTCGACCCATCCGGGCGGCGGTGTGTTCGGAGCCTCGGGCCGGAGTGCCGCGAAGGTCCTGCTCCGAGACCTGAAGCGCGCACGAAGATTCGCGAAGTAGGCTGCGCACGCGCCGTCCGCGCGGAGAAGGGGAGAACGTCGTGACCTACGTCGACAGCTACGCACCCGGCATCCCGTGCTGGGTGGACGTCGCCTGCCACGACGCCGCCGCCGGCAAGGAGTTCTACTCCGAGCTCTTCGGCTGGAGCTCGGTGGACGACGAGGACGGCTTCGCCACCTTCCTCCTCGACGGCCGCCCCGTGGCGGGCCTCGGTCCGTGCCAGAAGGGCACCCGGCCGAGCTGGAACGTCTACATCGCGGTGCGGGACGTCGACGCGTCCGTCGCGACCGTCAAGGCCAACGGTGGCACGCTCATCGCGGGCCCCGGCGACATCCTCAACCTCGGCCGCGGCGCCGCCTGCGCCGACCCGCAGGGCGGCGTGCTCACCCTGTGGCAGGCCCGTGACCACATCGGCGCGCGCATCACCCGCGTGCCCGGCACCTGGTACTGGTCGGACCTCGTGACGCCGGACATCCCGCGCGCCGCCGCGTTCTACACCGCGGTCTTCGGCTGGTCGGTCCGCGGCGCGGACCCGTCCGGTTCCACCGGTGCGGTCGCGATGCTCGGCCAGCAGGGCGTGGCCGGCTTCTCCCCGCTCCCGCCCGGCTCGGCCCCGGGCCCGTACTGGTCGGTGACGTTCCAGGTCGCGGACGTGGACGCCACCGCCGAGAAGGCCACCAAGCTCGGCGCCTCCGTCGCGGTCGCCCCGATGGACGTCCCCAACGTCGGGCGCTTCGCGGCCATCGCCGCGCCCGGCCGGGAGACGTTCTCGATCCTGCGGCCCCTGGCCTGAGCGTCTGACTTGCCCGCGCTCGAGACCGCGCGGCGCCCGGACCGGAACCTCGCGGGGGTACGGCTCGCCTGGACGCTGCTCGCGGCGGCCGTCGCCTGCCAGATCGCCTACCCGCTCGTGTCGGGCACCGCGCGTGACCGGCTGACGGTCGCGACCGTCACGGTGACCTTCGCCGTCGTCGTGAGCCACCTGGTCGTGCGGTCCGGGGCCGGCGTGGCGCTGCGGACGTTCGGGCTGGTGTGCGTCGCGTCGGCCGCCGTGGAGGCACTCGGCGTGCACACCGGCTTCCCGTTCGGCGAGTACTCCTACGGCGACGGGCTCGGCGCCACGGTGGCCGGCGTCCCGCTCGTCATTCCCCTGGCCTGGTCGATGACGGCGTACCCGGCGCTGCTCGTCGCCCGGCGGCTCACCCGGGACCGGAGGGCGGCGGCGACCGCCCTGGTCGGCGGCTGGGCGCTCGCGAGCTGGGACCTGTTCCTCGACCCGCAGATGGTCGAGGAGGGCTACTGGGCCTGGGCCGACCCGAGCCCCGCCCTGCCCGGCTCCCCCGACGTCCCGCTGACCAACTACGCGGGCTGGATCGTCGTCTCGGTCCTGCTGATGGCCCTGCTCGACCGGACGGTGCCCCGGGCTCCCGGCGCCGCCGACCCGGGCGACCTGCTGCCGGCCGTCCTGTACCTCTGGACGTACGCCGCGCAGGTCCTCGGCAACCTCGCGTTCTTCGACCGCCCCGCGGTCGGACTGATCGGCGGCGCCGCGATGGGGGCCGTCGCCGTGCCCTTCGCCCTCTGCCGGATCGGCGCGGCCCGCCCCGGCTCCGCGCGCGCCGGC is a window of Sporichthya brevicatena DNA encoding:
- a CDS encoding carotenoid biosynthesis protein gives rise to the protein MPALETARRPDRNLAGVRLAWTLLAAAVACQIAYPLVSGTARDRLTVATVTVTFAVVVSHLVVRSGAGVALRTFGLVCVASAAVEALGVHTGFPFGEYSYGDGLGATVAGVPLVIPLAWSMTAYPALLVARRLTRDRRAAATALVGGWALASWDLFLDPQMVEEGYWAWADPSPALPGSPDVPLTNYAGWIVVSVLLMALLDRTVPRAPGAADPGDLLPAVLYLWTYAAQVLGNLAFFDRPAVGLIGGAAMGAVAVPFALCRIGAARPGSARAGRA
- a CDS encoding VOC family protein gives rise to the protein MTYVDSYAPGIPCWVDVACHDAAAGKEFYSELFGWSSVDDEDGFATFLLDGRPVAGLGPCQKGTRPSWNVYIAVRDVDASVATVKANGGTLIAGPGDILNLGRGAACADPQGGVLTLWQARDHIGARITRVPGTWYWSDLVTPDIPRAAAFYTAVFGWSVRGADPSGSTGAVAMLGQQGVAGFSPLPPGSAPGPYWSVTFQVADVDATAEKATKLGASVAVAPMDVPNVGRFAAIAAPGRETFSILRPLA
- a CDS encoding SDR family NAD(P)-dependent oxidoreductase, encoding MDRRILITGAASGLGRALARAAADDGARVLLTDRDAAAGELARLELAERLRERGGNPDRVAFLALDVRDDAAWDGAREWCAEHWGGLDVLVNNAGVAAAGPIADIPMADWDWILDINLKGAIRGVRTFVPMFEAQGAGHVVNIASLAGLMNLGNMASYNVTKAGVISLSETMRCELEPLGIRTTVVCPSFFATNLADTMRTTDPAFEVMARQAIAGDLFPGPKLTADDVARKVLRAVDRRKFLLLPHIETRLLYAMKRLAPTPFAKGLAAANQLVQKRFGTNSAGRLRATGRMR
- a CDS encoding NAD(P)/FAD-dependent oxidoreductase is translated as MNSRCDVAVVGAGHNALVAACYLAAAGLEVEVLERDTVVGGAVSTVERFPGHRVDRGSSLHVMVRHTGIIEELGLGECGLRYLDADPWAYAPGPDPDSPGLVFATDLDRTCDSIAAACGPADAAAYRALIAEFTPACRRILDVLAGPPTPGRIARKVATLGRARGGGETSRWFLQPADHLLDATFRSERLRAALAWLAAQSGPPPHEPGTVGHLSWIGLMHLRAPGRPVGGSGELSRALAERLARSGGRLHLGDAATAVTTSAGRVTGVRTASGRTVSARAVLSGAHVLETLDLLAAAGVEPSGVRPRIRVGDGIGVAVRLATSALPAYPGAPADAGHGMQLLVTDRAELRAAYADYLAARPPARPAVLALTPTVQDPSLAPPGRHTVTLWAQWHRYDLAGPGWDEVRAATGEAAVARVEAFSPGFAAGVLDTHVQTPLDLERELGLRRGNVMHVEMALDAMFALRPVPELSGYRGPLPGLYLTGASTHPGGGVFGASGRSAAKVLLRDLKRARRFAK
- a CDS encoding arsenate reductase family protein, with translation MEIWLNPACSKCRTAVADLDAAGVRYTVRRYLDDPPTAAEIRDVLDRLGLEPWDIARTGEAVAGEIGLKSWPKDADNRERWIEALAAHPKLIQRPILTAADGSAVVGRSPEAVQAAIEAERKG